A single genomic interval of Nostoc commune NIES-4072 harbors:
- a CDS encoding 4Fe-4S single cluster domain-containing protein: MEIKPNDPSLALMEIPPGYLNIMGYVDQSEVNGPGCRAVIWVQGCLRECPRCFNTNSWSFEANQLIAVDTLAENILSNPHNTGVTFSGGEPFWQATALASLARKVKAAGLNVMSFTGFTLKQLQSQSAPPGSQALLEQLDILIDGPFVQSLAINSPNSPVSSSNQRVRVLNPAFQDQITWASDQIEIHILKDGGRIVTGYQGGLELT; this comes from the coding sequence ATGGAAATTAAGCCAAATGACCCATCACTAGCACTCATGGAAATTCCCCCTGGCTATCTCAACATTATGGGTTACGTTGATCAGTCAGAAGTTAATGGCCCTGGTTGTCGTGCAGTCATCTGGGTACAAGGTTGCCTGCGTGAGTGTCCTAGGTGCTTTAATACTAACTCCTGGTCATTTGAAGCTAACCAATTGATTGCTGTTGATACCCTTGCCGAGAATATTCTCAGCAATCCCCACAACACGGGTGTAACGTTCTCTGGTGGAGAACCCTTTTGGCAAGCAACTGCACTAGCTTCTTTAGCTCGTAAAGTAAAAGCTGCTGGATTAAATGTAATGTCTTTTACTGGGTTTACTCTCAAGCAACTACAGTCTCAATCAGCACCGCCAGGTTCCCAAGCTTTGTTAGAACAACTTGATATTTTGATTGACGGGCCTTTTGTACAATCTCTAGCAATTAATTCTCCTAACTCTCCAGTCTCTTCTAGCAATCAACGGGTTCGTGTTTTAAACCCAGCTTTTCAAGACCAGATTACCTGGGCTAGCGATCAGATAGAAATCCACATTCTTAAGGATGGTGGCCGCATTGTTACTGGCTACCAAGGTGGGCTGGAATTGACGTAG